The following proteins come from a genomic window of Megalobrama amblycephala isolate DHTTF-2021 linkage group LG1, ASM1881202v1, whole genome shotgun sequence:
- the LOC125243323 gene encoding uncharacterized protein LOC125243323: MLVIIDRFSRWVEAEPSADQGAKTVIRFLTREVIPRFGIPSQISSDNGSAFIQRTVKAVIQQLRIKQRLGCIYHPSSQGIVERANGTLKAKLNKICADTKLNWVDALPLALMSYHMQTNRVTNLTPHEMLTGRLMPAPHLRGPYEGPPLEQLETEIRAYMRQLTAIHEAIHTQEQNRGLREEEEAPCPVLPGDQVYLRVFRRRWNEPRVPRLRRREEEAESAEEDPDQDAQEGEGPGDPGEGSSNVVAEPSSREAEQPETRDEMRGQDDAPQAGETGEEGLDIDPAADVPAESAATDPEPSGDQSPEAGPSTGEQPQPNGFLTELQGIDLPTADSGSPASDLPGLNLTGDFPTLNLQDLEDIIGSDPTQND; encoded by the exons ATGCTAGTGATAATAGATCGATTTAGTAGATGGGTGGAAGCAGAACCCTCAGCAGATCAAGGAGCTAAGACAGTAATCAGATTCTTGACCAGAGAGGTTATCCCAAGATTTGGCATTCCATCCCAGATTAGTTCTGACAATGGCTCAGCCTTCATTCAAAGAACAGTAAAGGCAGTAATACAACAGCTACGAATCAAGCAGAGACTAGGATGCATATATCACCCTTCCTCTCAGGGTATTGTGGAGCGTGCCAACGGCACCCTCAAGGCCAAACTCAACAAGATTTGTGCAGATACAAAACTTAACTGGGTAGATGCGTTACCCCTTGCCCTTATGAGTTACCACATGCAAACTAACAGAGTGACAAATCTGACTCCCCATGAGATGTTGACAGGGAGACTCATGCCTGCGCCCCATTTGAGAGGCCCATATGAAGGACCACCCCTAGAACAGCTTGAGACTGAAATAAGGGCCTATATGAGACAATTGACTGCCATACATGAAGCCATACATACTCAGGAGCAAAACAGGGGGCTAAGAGAGGAGGAAGAGGCACCCTGTCCAGTGCTTCCTGGAGACCAGGTCTATTTGAGAGTCTTTAGAAGAAGATGGAATGAGCCAAG GGTGCCAAGGCTGAGACGGAGAGAAGAAGAGGCAGAGAGTGCAGAAGAAGATCCAGACCAAGATGCGCAAGAAGGGGAGGGGCCAGGGGATCCAGGTGAGGGATCTAGTAATGTTGTTGCTGAACCTTCTTCTAGGGAAGCTGAGCAACCTGAGACACGAGATGAGATGCGGGGACAGGATGACGCCCCACAAGCAGGTGAAACTGGGGAGGAGGGTCTTGACATTGACCCTGCTGCTGATGTACCTGCTGAATCAGCTGCCACTGATCCAGAGCCGTCAGGTGACCAATCTCCTGAGGCAGGACCCTCCACCGGTGAACAACCTCAGCCAAATGGATTCCTCACCGAACTCCAAGGTATTGACCTACCCACTGCAGACAGCGGATCCCCAGCCAGTGACCTCCCAGGTCTCAACCTCACAGGAGACTTTCCCACCCTCAATCTTCAAGACCTTGAGGATATCATCGGAAGTGATCCAACTCAAAATGATTAA